A genomic region of Raphanus sativus cultivar WK10039 chromosome 6, ASM80110v3, whole genome shotgun sequence contains the following coding sequences:
- the LOC108810630 gene encoding WUSCHEL-related homeobox 9 isoform X2: MASSNRHWPSMFKSKPHHHQWQHDINSPLLPSPASHRSSPFSGCEVERSPEPKPRWNPKPEQIRILEAIFNSGLVNPPREEIRRIRAQLQEYGQVGDANVFYWFQNRKSRSKHKLRLLHNHSKHSLPPPQPQPQPQPISSASSSSSSSSSSSKSTKPRKSKNKNNNTNLSLGGSQMMGMFPPEASFLFPTSSVGGFEGIPVSSQLGFFPGDMIEQPKQTPPTVGPCTGILLSEIMNASAGYETHNHQQLSEKEDEEMRLKMLQQPQPQICYAATSDQINSYNNNNNNIMLHVPLTTSTTTTSNPLAIVPSTLDQLQVQAAGARIRVFINEMEFEVSPGQFNVRDAFGEEVVLINSAGQPIVTDEYGVAIHPLQHGASYYLI; the protein is encoded by the exons ATGGCTTCCTCGAATAGACACTGGCCAAGCATGTTCAAGTCCAAACCTCATCACCATCAATGGCAACACGACATAAACTCTCCTCTCTTGCCTTCTCCTGCTTCCCATCGTTCCTCTCCCTTCTCAG GGTGTGAGGTGGAAAGGAGTCCAGAGCCAAAACCAAGATGGAATCCGAAGCCAGAGCAGATTCGGATACTTGAAGCAATCTTCAACTCAGGGCTGGTGAATCCACCGAGAGAGGAGATCAGAAGGATTAGGGCTCAGCTTCAAGAATACGGCCAAGTCGGTGACGCTAACGTCTTCTATTGGTTCCAAAACCGCAAGTCCCGTAGCAAACACAAACTCCGCCTCCTCCATAACCACTCTAAACACTCCCTCCCTCCACCACAACCACAACCTCAGCCTCAGCCTATTTCCTcagcttcctcttcatcttcttcctcctcatcaTCCTCCAAATCCACCAAACCACGCAAATCcaagaacaagaacaacaacACTAATCTCTCTTTGGGTGGTAGTCAAATGATGGGGATGTTTCCACCGGAAGCATCCTTTCTTTTTCCGACTTCCAGCGTCGGAGGGTTTGAAGGTATCCCCGTCTCATCCCAATTAGGGTTTTTTCCCGGTGATATGATCGAGCAACCAAAACAGACTCCACCAACGGTGGGGCCATGTACCGGTATCCTCCTTAGCGAGATCATGAACGCTAGTGCGGGTTATGAAACTCATAACCATCAACAATTGagtgagaaagaagatgaagaaatgaGGTTGAAGATGTTGCAACAGCCACAGCCTCAGATTTGTTACGCTGCTACTAGCGATCAAATCAATtcttacaacaacaacaacaataacatcATGCTTCATGTTCCTCTCACTACTAGTACTACTACAACTTCAAATCCTCTTGCTATTGTCCCATCAACTTTGGACCAGCTTCAAGTTCAAG CAGCGGGTGCGAGAATAAGGGTGTTCATCAATGAAATGGAGTTTGAAGTGAGCCCGGGACAGTTTAATGTACGAGATGCATTCGGAGAAGAGGTTGTTCTCATTAATTCCGCAGGTCAGCCCATTGTCACAGATGAATATGGCGTCGCTATTCACCCTCTTCAACATGGAGCCTCCTATTATCTG ATCTAG
- the LOC108810630 gene encoding WUSCHEL-related homeobox 9 isoform X1 yields the protein MASSNRHWPSMFKSKPHHHQWQHDINSPLLPSPASHRSSPFSGCEVERSPEPKPRWNPKPEQIRILEAIFNSGLVNPPREEIRRIRAQLQEYGQVGDANVFYWFQNRKSRSKHKLRLLHNHSKHSLPPPQPQPQPQPISSASSSSSSSSSSSKSTKPRKSKNKNNNTNLSLGGSQMMGMFPPEASFLFPTSSVGGFEGIPVSSQLGFFPGDMIEQPKQTPPTVGPCTGILLSEIMNASAGYETHNHQQLSEKEDEEMRLKMLQQPQPQICYAATSDQINSYNNNNNNIMLHVPLTTSTTTTSNPLAIVPSTLDQLQVQAGARIRVFINEMEFEVSPGQFNVRDAFGEEVVLINSAGQPIVTDEYGVAIHPLQHGASYYLVLFPLLSSLFSSN from the exons ATGGCTTCCTCGAATAGACACTGGCCAAGCATGTTCAAGTCCAAACCTCATCACCATCAATGGCAACACGACATAAACTCTCCTCTCTTGCCTTCTCCTGCTTCCCATCGTTCCTCTCCCTTCTCAG GGTGTGAGGTGGAAAGGAGTCCAGAGCCAAAACCAAGATGGAATCCGAAGCCAGAGCAGATTCGGATACTTGAAGCAATCTTCAACTCAGGGCTGGTGAATCCACCGAGAGAGGAGATCAGAAGGATTAGGGCTCAGCTTCAAGAATACGGCCAAGTCGGTGACGCTAACGTCTTCTATTGGTTCCAAAACCGCAAGTCCCGTAGCAAACACAAACTCCGCCTCCTCCATAACCACTCTAAACACTCCCTCCCTCCACCACAACCACAACCTCAGCCTCAGCCTATTTCCTcagcttcctcttcatcttcttcctcctcatcaTCCTCCAAATCCACCAAACCACGCAAATCcaagaacaagaacaacaacACTAATCTCTCTTTGGGTGGTAGTCAAATGATGGGGATGTTTCCACCGGAAGCATCCTTTCTTTTTCCGACTTCCAGCGTCGGAGGGTTTGAAGGTATCCCCGTCTCATCCCAATTAGGGTTTTTTCCCGGTGATATGATCGAGCAACCAAAACAGACTCCACCAACGGTGGGGCCATGTACCGGTATCCTCCTTAGCGAGATCATGAACGCTAGTGCGGGTTATGAAACTCATAACCATCAACAATTGagtgagaaagaagatgaagaaatgaGGTTGAAGATGTTGCAACAGCCACAGCCTCAGATTTGTTACGCTGCTACTAGCGATCAAATCAATtcttacaacaacaacaacaataacatcATGCTTCATGTTCCTCTCACTACTAGTACTACTACAACTTCAAATCCTCTTGCTATTGTCCCATCAACTTTGGACCAGCTTCAAGTTCAAG CGGGTGCGAGAATAAGGGTGTTCATCAATGAAATGGAGTTTGAAGTGAGCCCGGGACAGTTTAATGTACGAGATGCATTCGGAGAAGAGGTTGTTCTCATTAATTCCGCAGGTCAGCCCATTGTCACAGATGAATATGGCGTCGCTATTCACCCTCTTCAACATGGAGCCTCCTATTATCTGGTTTTGTTTCCTCTCTTATCCTCTTTGTTTTCctctaattaa